A part of Xenopus tropicalis strain Nigerian chromosome 4, UCB_Xtro_10.0, whole genome shotgun sequence genomic DNA contains:
- the LOC116410468 gene encoding uncharacterized protein LOC116410468, giving the protein MGKKAIKPFSRVVKTRLGSSKRAAGSNIVVTVERAAKGNVSCSIKGKNKKSKSCSQSGIESDSDSVEMDAGVGVTAGSCGAATEANQEVRGESDGCKMAAGIEELGSHVAMVVAESALSDQEMAAACEVHGNRVAQDSEQVMAADPLGKAGEGHKVTETVIQYDTIINALKELRCLEEKQGKLNKDIDRLIKKSEVGKRREENSVYQGVGFPQ; this is encoded by the exons ATGGGGAAGAAGGCAATAAAACCTTTTAGCCGGGTAGTGAAGACCCGTTTGGGCAGCAGCAAGAGGGCTGCCGGATCAAACATTGTGGTGACTGTGGAGCGCGCTGCAaagggcaatgtttcctgctctattaaaggaaagaataagaaaagtaaaagttGTTCCCAAAGCGGCATTGAGAGTGACTCTGACTCTGTGGAAATGGACGccggtgttggagtaactgcagggagctgcggagctgCAACAGAGGCAAaccaggaggtgagaggagagtctgatggctgcaaaatggctgctggcattgAGGAGCTTGGAAGCCATGTGGCAATGGTG gttgcagagagcgctctgagtgaccaggagatggctgctgcctgtgaggTGCATGGAAACCGTGTGGCCCAGGAcagtgagcaggtaatggctgccgaccccctggggaaggcaggggaagggcaCAAAGTTACTGAGACTGTAATACAGTATGACACTATCATTAATGCTTTGAAAGAACTGAGGTGTTTAGAGGAGAAACAaggcaaattaaataaagacattgacaggcttataaaaaaatctgaagttggcaagaggagagaggagaactcTGTATATCAGGGAGTTGGCTTTCCACAATAA